In Prunus dulcis chromosome 2, ALMONDv2, whole genome shotgun sequence, a single genomic region encodes these proteins:
- the LOC117619851 gene encoding cationic amino acid transporter 9, chloroplastic isoform X1 codes for MGGGQRLTTQNQTTSSASSSCWSHFWSSALRTKPLGSPLEVAVRTNSGDGLVRRLGMFDLILLGVGASIGAGIFVVTGTVAHDAGPGVTISFILAGVSCVLNALCYAELASRFPAVVGGAYLYTYTAFNELTAFLVFAQLMLDYHIGAASIARSLASYVVTILELFPIFKENIPDWIGHGGQKFLGGAISINVLAPVLLVLLTVILCRGVGESAAVNSFMTATKVIIVIIVIFAGAFEVDTSNWTPFAPDGFKPILTGATVVFFAYVGFDAVANSAEESKRPQRDLPIGIIGSLLICIALYIGVCLVITGMLPYYLLGEDAPLANAFTSKGLKFVSILISVGAVAGLTTTLLVGLYVQSRLYLGLGRDGLLPSVFARVHPRCHTPIHSQVWVGIVAAALAGLFNVHILSHILSVGSLTGYSVVAACVVALRLKDKASSQVSSSTWREGVICLLIVACGGFSAGLCYRFSVSIVFLVVAVVVAILAMGALCFRQVYADLPGFSCPGVPIVPATCIFFNMFLFAQIHHEAWVRFVILCIITVGIYAFYGQYHADPSSEETIIYHRASGEERSKATAATTEGTSTESLKPTQA; via the exons ATGGGAGGTGGTCAGAGGCTGACGACCCAGAATCAAACTACGTCGTCGGCATCGTCGTCATGCTGGTCGCATTTCTGGTCGTCGGCTTTAAGGACCAAACCCTTGGGCTCTCCATTGGAAGTTGCCGTCCGCACGAACTCCGGCGACGGCCTCGTCCGTCGTCTCGGCATGTTTGACCTCATACTCCTCGGCGTCGGCGCTTCTATAGGCGCCGGCATATTCGTCGTCACCGGCACCGTCGCCCACGACGCTGGCCCTG GAGTGACTATTAGTTTCATTCTTGCTGGAGTTTCTTGTGTGTTAAATGCACTCTGTTACGCTGAGCTAGCTTCTCGCTTTCCTGCCGTTGTTGGTGGAGCATACCTTTACACATACACGGCTTTCAATGAGCTCActgcttttcttgtttttgcacAACTTATGCTCGACTATCATATTGGAGCCGCTAGCATAGCCCGGAGCTTAGCAAGCTATGTAGTTACAATTCTAGAACTATTCCCAATTTTTAAGGAAAACATTCCAGACTGGATTGGACACGGTGGCCAAAAGTTCCTCGGAGGAGCTATATCGATCAATGTATTAGCTCCTGTTCTCCTTGTGCTTCTTACTGTAATCCTTTGTCGGGGTGTAGGAGAATCCGCTGCCGTAAACTCATTTATGACTGCAACAAAG GTTATCATTGTTATTATTGTCATCTTTGCTGGTGCTTTTGAGGTTGATACTTCAAATTGGACCCCTTTTGCCCCAGATGGTTTCAAACCAATATTGACTGGAGCAACAGTTGTATTTTTTGCATATGTTGGATTTGATGCAGTTGCTAATTCAGCTGAAGAATCAAAGAGACCGCAG CGGGACTTGCCAATAGGAATCATCGGCAGCCTTCTAATATGTATTGCATTGTATATTGGTGTCTGTTTGGTGATCACTGGAATGCTACCTTACTATTTACTTGGGGAAGATGCTCCATTGGCTAATGCTTTTACATCCAAGGGattgaaatttgtttcaatCTTAATCAGTGTAGGTGCTGTTGCTGGACTTACGACTACCCTTCTAGTTGGTCTGTATGTTCAG TCTCGATTATATCTTGGGCTTGGAAGAGATGGTTTACTACCTTCAGTGTTTGCTAGAGTACACCCAAGATGCCACACTCCCATTCATTCTCAGGTCTGGGTTGGTATTGTTGCTGCTGCCTTGGCAGGCTTGTTCAATGTGCATATTCTCTCGCACATTCTTTCAGTTGGGTCATTG ACAGGCTACTCTGTCGTTGCTGCATGTGTTGTTGCTCTTCGTTTGAAAGATAAGGCATCAAGTCAAGTGTCTTCTTCTACCTGGCGGGAAGGTGTCATCTGCCTCTTAATAGTTGCATGTGGTGGTTTTAGTGCTGGACTCTGCTACAGATTCAGTGTTTCAATTGTTTTTCTGGTGGTAGCTGTAGTTGTGGCAATACTTGCTATGGGTGCTCTTTGTTTCCGCCAA gTTTATGCCGATCTGCCAGGGTTTTCTTGTCCTGGTGTTCCTATTGTCCCAGCCACAtgcatcttcttcaacatgtTTCTCTTCGCCCAG ATACACCATGAAGCATGGGTGAGATTTGTCATCCTTTGCATTATTACAGTTGGTATTTATGCATTTTATGGGCAATATCACGCGGATCCGAGTTCAGAGGAGACTATTATTTATCACCGAGCGTCAGGAGAAGAACG GTCTAAAGCTACTGCAGCAACAACGGAAGGGACCTCGACTGAAAGTCTAAAGCCTACTCAAGCTTAG
- the LOC117619851 gene encoding cationic amino acid transporter 9, chloroplastic isoform X2, translating into MGGGQRLTTQNQTTSSASSSCWSHFWSSALRTKPLGSPLEVAVRTNSGDGLVRRLGMFDLILLGVGASIGAGIFVVTGTVAHDAGPGVTISFILAGVSCVLNALCYAELASRFPAVVGGAYLYTYTAFNELTAFLVFAQLMLDYHIGAASIARSLASYVVTILELFPIFKENIPDWIGHGGQKFLGGAISINVLAPVLLVLLTVILCRGVGESAAVNSFMTATKVIIVIIVIFAGAFEVDTSNWTPFAPDGFKPILTGATVVFFAYVGFDAVANSAEESKRPQRDLPIGIIGSLLICIALYIGVCLVITGMLPYYLLGEDAPLANAFTSKGLKFVSILISVGAVAGLTTTLLVGLYVQSRLYLGLGRDGLLPSVFARVHPRCHTPIHSQVWVGIVAAALAGLFNVHILSHILSVGSLTGYSVVAACVVALRLKDKASSQVSSSTWREGVICLLIVACGGFSAGLCYRFSVSIVFLVVAVVVAILAMGALCFRQVYADLPGFSCPGVPIVPATCIFFNMFLFAQIHHEAWVRFVILCIITVGIYAFYGQYHADPSSEETIIYHRASGEERFITNAASHH; encoded by the exons ATGGGAGGTGGTCAGAGGCTGACGACCCAGAATCAAACTACGTCGTCGGCATCGTCGTCATGCTGGTCGCATTTCTGGTCGTCGGCTTTAAGGACCAAACCCTTGGGCTCTCCATTGGAAGTTGCCGTCCGCACGAACTCCGGCGACGGCCTCGTCCGTCGTCTCGGCATGTTTGACCTCATACTCCTCGGCGTCGGCGCTTCTATAGGCGCCGGCATATTCGTCGTCACCGGCACCGTCGCCCACGACGCTGGCCCTG GAGTGACTATTAGTTTCATTCTTGCTGGAGTTTCTTGTGTGTTAAATGCACTCTGTTACGCTGAGCTAGCTTCTCGCTTTCCTGCCGTTGTTGGTGGAGCATACCTTTACACATACACGGCTTTCAATGAGCTCActgcttttcttgtttttgcacAACTTATGCTCGACTATCATATTGGAGCCGCTAGCATAGCCCGGAGCTTAGCAAGCTATGTAGTTACAATTCTAGAACTATTCCCAATTTTTAAGGAAAACATTCCAGACTGGATTGGACACGGTGGCCAAAAGTTCCTCGGAGGAGCTATATCGATCAATGTATTAGCTCCTGTTCTCCTTGTGCTTCTTACTGTAATCCTTTGTCGGGGTGTAGGAGAATCCGCTGCCGTAAACTCATTTATGACTGCAACAAAG GTTATCATTGTTATTATTGTCATCTTTGCTGGTGCTTTTGAGGTTGATACTTCAAATTGGACCCCTTTTGCCCCAGATGGTTTCAAACCAATATTGACTGGAGCAACAGTTGTATTTTTTGCATATGTTGGATTTGATGCAGTTGCTAATTCAGCTGAAGAATCAAAGAGACCGCAG CGGGACTTGCCAATAGGAATCATCGGCAGCCTTCTAATATGTATTGCATTGTATATTGGTGTCTGTTTGGTGATCACTGGAATGCTACCTTACTATTTACTTGGGGAAGATGCTCCATTGGCTAATGCTTTTACATCCAAGGGattgaaatttgtttcaatCTTAATCAGTGTAGGTGCTGTTGCTGGACTTACGACTACCCTTCTAGTTGGTCTGTATGTTCAG TCTCGATTATATCTTGGGCTTGGAAGAGATGGTTTACTACCTTCAGTGTTTGCTAGAGTACACCCAAGATGCCACACTCCCATTCATTCTCAGGTCTGGGTTGGTATTGTTGCTGCTGCCTTGGCAGGCTTGTTCAATGTGCATATTCTCTCGCACATTCTTTCAGTTGGGTCATTG ACAGGCTACTCTGTCGTTGCTGCATGTGTTGTTGCTCTTCGTTTGAAAGATAAGGCATCAAGTCAAGTGTCTTCTTCTACCTGGCGGGAAGGTGTCATCTGCCTCTTAATAGTTGCATGTGGTGGTTTTAGTGCTGGACTCTGCTACAGATTCAGTGTTTCAATTGTTTTTCTGGTGGTAGCTGTAGTTGTGGCAATACTTGCTATGGGTGCTCTTTGTTTCCGCCAA gTTTATGCCGATCTGCCAGGGTTTTCTTGTCCTGGTGTTCCTATTGTCCCAGCCACAtgcatcttcttcaacatgtTTCTCTTCGCCCAG ATACACCATGAAGCATGGGTGAGATTTGTCATCCTTTGCATTATTACAGTTGGTATTTATGCATTTTATGGGCAATATCACGCGGATCCGAGTTCAGAGGAGACTATTATTTATCACCGAGCGTCAGGAGAAGAACG CTTCATCACTAATGCTGCAAGCCATCACTAA
- the LOC117619851 gene encoding cationic amino acid transporter 9, chloroplastic isoform X4: MGGGQRLTTQNQTTSSASSSCWSHFWSSALRTKPLGSPLEVAVRTNSGDGLVRRLGMFDLILLGVGASIGAGIFVVTGTVAHDAGPGVTISFILAGVSCVLNALCYAELASRFPAVVGGAYLYTYTAFNELTAFLVFAQLMLDYHIGAASIARSLASYVVTILELFPIFKENIPDWIGHGGQKFLGGAISINVLAPVLLVLLTVILCRGVGESAAVNSFMTATKVIIVIIVIFAGAFEVDTSNWTPFAPDGFKPILTGATVVFFAYVGFDAVANSAEESKRPQRDLPIGIIGSLLICIALYIGVCLVITGMLPYYLLGEDAPLANAFTSKGLKFVSILISVGAVAGLTTTLLVGLYVQSRLYLGLGRDGLLPSVFARVHPRCHTPIHSQVWVGIVAAALAGLFNVHILSHILSVGSLVYADLPGFSCPGVPIVPATCIFFNMFLFAQIHHEAWVRFVILCIITVGIYAFYGQYHADPSSEETIIYHRASGEERSKATAATTEGTSTESLKPTQA, encoded by the exons ATGGGAGGTGGTCAGAGGCTGACGACCCAGAATCAAACTACGTCGTCGGCATCGTCGTCATGCTGGTCGCATTTCTGGTCGTCGGCTTTAAGGACCAAACCCTTGGGCTCTCCATTGGAAGTTGCCGTCCGCACGAACTCCGGCGACGGCCTCGTCCGTCGTCTCGGCATGTTTGACCTCATACTCCTCGGCGTCGGCGCTTCTATAGGCGCCGGCATATTCGTCGTCACCGGCACCGTCGCCCACGACGCTGGCCCTG GAGTGACTATTAGTTTCATTCTTGCTGGAGTTTCTTGTGTGTTAAATGCACTCTGTTACGCTGAGCTAGCTTCTCGCTTTCCTGCCGTTGTTGGTGGAGCATACCTTTACACATACACGGCTTTCAATGAGCTCActgcttttcttgtttttgcacAACTTATGCTCGACTATCATATTGGAGCCGCTAGCATAGCCCGGAGCTTAGCAAGCTATGTAGTTACAATTCTAGAACTATTCCCAATTTTTAAGGAAAACATTCCAGACTGGATTGGACACGGTGGCCAAAAGTTCCTCGGAGGAGCTATATCGATCAATGTATTAGCTCCTGTTCTCCTTGTGCTTCTTACTGTAATCCTTTGTCGGGGTGTAGGAGAATCCGCTGCCGTAAACTCATTTATGACTGCAACAAAG GTTATCATTGTTATTATTGTCATCTTTGCTGGTGCTTTTGAGGTTGATACTTCAAATTGGACCCCTTTTGCCCCAGATGGTTTCAAACCAATATTGACTGGAGCAACAGTTGTATTTTTTGCATATGTTGGATTTGATGCAGTTGCTAATTCAGCTGAAGAATCAAAGAGACCGCAG CGGGACTTGCCAATAGGAATCATCGGCAGCCTTCTAATATGTATTGCATTGTATATTGGTGTCTGTTTGGTGATCACTGGAATGCTACCTTACTATTTACTTGGGGAAGATGCTCCATTGGCTAATGCTTTTACATCCAAGGGattgaaatttgtttcaatCTTAATCAGTGTAGGTGCTGTTGCTGGACTTACGACTACCCTTCTAGTTGGTCTGTATGTTCAG TCTCGATTATATCTTGGGCTTGGAAGAGATGGTTTACTACCTTCAGTGTTTGCTAGAGTACACCCAAGATGCCACACTCCCATTCATTCTCAGGTCTGGGTTGGTATTGTTGCTGCTGCCTTGGCAGGCTTGTTCAATGTGCATATTCTCTCGCACATTCTTTCAGTTGGGTCATTG gTTTATGCCGATCTGCCAGGGTTTTCTTGTCCTGGTGTTCCTATTGTCCCAGCCACAtgcatcttcttcaacatgtTTCTCTTCGCCCAG ATACACCATGAAGCATGGGTGAGATTTGTCATCCTTTGCATTATTACAGTTGGTATTTATGCATTTTATGGGCAATATCACGCGGATCCGAGTTCAGAGGAGACTATTATTTATCACCGAGCGTCAGGAGAAGAACG GTCTAAAGCTACTGCAGCAACAACGGAAGGGACCTCGACTGAAAGTCTAAAGCCTACTCAAGCTTAG
- the LOC117619851 gene encoding cationic amino acid transporter 9, chloroplastic isoform X3, whose amino-acid sequence MGGGQRLTTQNQTTSSASSSCWSHFWSSALRTKPLGSPLEVAVRTNSGDGLVRRLGMFDLILLGVGASIGAGIFVVTGTVAHDAGPGVTISFILAGVSCVLNALCYAELASRFPAVVGGAYLYTYTAFNELTAFLVFAQLMLDYHIGAASIARSLASYVVTILELFPIFKENIPDWIGHGGQKFLGGAISINVLAPVLLVLLTVILCRGVGESAAVNSFMTATKVIIVIIVIFAGAFEVDTSNWTPFAPDGFKPILTGATVVFFAYVGFDAVANSAEESKRPQRDLPIGIIGSLLICIALYIGVCLVITGMLPYYLLGEDAPLANAFTSKGLKFVSILISVGAVAGLTTTLLVGLYVQSRLYLGLGRDGLLPSVFARVHPRCHTPIHSQVWVGIVAAALAGLFNVHILSHILSVGSLTGYSVVAACVVALRLKDKASSQVSSSTWREGVICLLIVACGGFSAGLCYRFSVSIVFLVVAVVVAILAMGALCFRQVYADLPGFSCPGVPIVPATCIFFNMFLFAQIHHEAWVRFVILCIITVGIYAFYGQYHADPSSEETIIYHRASGEERLIVKLHH is encoded by the exons ATGGGAGGTGGTCAGAGGCTGACGACCCAGAATCAAACTACGTCGTCGGCATCGTCGTCATGCTGGTCGCATTTCTGGTCGTCGGCTTTAAGGACCAAACCCTTGGGCTCTCCATTGGAAGTTGCCGTCCGCACGAACTCCGGCGACGGCCTCGTCCGTCGTCTCGGCATGTTTGACCTCATACTCCTCGGCGTCGGCGCTTCTATAGGCGCCGGCATATTCGTCGTCACCGGCACCGTCGCCCACGACGCTGGCCCTG GAGTGACTATTAGTTTCATTCTTGCTGGAGTTTCTTGTGTGTTAAATGCACTCTGTTACGCTGAGCTAGCTTCTCGCTTTCCTGCCGTTGTTGGTGGAGCATACCTTTACACATACACGGCTTTCAATGAGCTCActgcttttcttgtttttgcacAACTTATGCTCGACTATCATATTGGAGCCGCTAGCATAGCCCGGAGCTTAGCAAGCTATGTAGTTACAATTCTAGAACTATTCCCAATTTTTAAGGAAAACATTCCAGACTGGATTGGACACGGTGGCCAAAAGTTCCTCGGAGGAGCTATATCGATCAATGTATTAGCTCCTGTTCTCCTTGTGCTTCTTACTGTAATCCTTTGTCGGGGTGTAGGAGAATCCGCTGCCGTAAACTCATTTATGACTGCAACAAAG GTTATCATTGTTATTATTGTCATCTTTGCTGGTGCTTTTGAGGTTGATACTTCAAATTGGACCCCTTTTGCCCCAGATGGTTTCAAACCAATATTGACTGGAGCAACAGTTGTATTTTTTGCATATGTTGGATTTGATGCAGTTGCTAATTCAGCTGAAGAATCAAAGAGACCGCAG CGGGACTTGCCAATAGGAATCATCGGCAGCCTTCTAATATGTATTGCATTGTATATTGGTGTCTGTTTGGTGATCACTGGAATGCTACCTTACTATTTACTTGGGGAAGATGCTCCATTGGCTAATGCTTTTACATCCAAGGGattgaaatttgtttcaatCTTAATCAGTGTAGGTGCTGTTGCTGGACTTACGACTACCCTTCTAGTTGGTCTGTATGTTCAG TCTCGATTATATCTTGGGCTTGGAAGAGATGGTTTACTACCTTCAGTGTTTGCTAGAGTACACCCAAGATGCCACACTCCCATTCATTCTCAGGTCTGGGTTGGTATTGTTGCTGCTGCCTTGGCAGGCTTGTTCAATGTGCATATTCTCTCGCACATTCTTTCAGTTGGGTCATTG ACAGGCTACTCTGTCGTTGCTGCATGTGTTGTTGCTCTTCGTTTGAAAGATAAGGCATCAAGTCAAGTGTCTTCTTCTACCTGGCGGGAAGGTGTCATCTGCCTCTTAATAGTTGCATGTGGTGGTTTTAGTGCTGGACTCTGCTACAGATTCAGTGTTTCAATTGTTTTTCTGGTGGTAGCTGTAGTTGTGGCAATACTTGCTATGGGTGCTCTTTGTTTCCGCCAA gTTTATGCCGATCTGCCAGGGTTTTCTTGTCCTGGTGTTCCTATTGTCCCAGCCACAtgcatcttcttcaacatgtTTCTCTTCGCCCAG ATACACCATGAAGCATGGGTGAGATTTGTCATCCTTTGCATTATTACAGTTGGTATTTATGCATTTTATGGGCAATATCACGCGGATCCGAGTTCAGAGGAGACTATTATTTATCACCGAGCGTCAGGAGAAGAACG ACTAATCGTGAAGCTTCATCACTAA